One genomic segment of Clavelina lepadiformis chromosome 3, kaClaLepa1.1, whole genome shotgun sequence includes these proteins:
- the LOC143448473 gene encoding uncharacterized protein LOC143448473 codes for MRNLFFWFLLSCLYSQIENSSGQLAAPASLAISDVTSESFTASFDPVTSATSYEVSYTAQHDSTNARSLSVTATNATFTSLASNLNYDVRVRAFQDAVAGNYSAVMRARTAPSGSSILQVITTPTYITVFLEETPGATKWEVEYSDGGNTSTIIVPDDVPSMTNYIAIITSLSPNTSYTLRARVSQINGDTNYNVTQSPYGSPTEITTDKVSAFGRVQLITRSYTSTDNTNTALKTEIATEMLNAYQSVASNVVDVSVVELENGSGSILCHHEIVLNDQTSPPDISALTLSNATLYNGSSVRFDVGERFDVNRNRDDFDVEYADISPCGGSLSPSRVWTLYDKNGNISSTELRNTDNYITSLSTVTFVDTDFTSSSTVLRPISQNTIYGIKQEYLIKTCPDGDDSTLYYNRLHGANGTFTDVEANKYTIIHTTDLQSLSSDSINYTKAVSGTEVTLNIPANLVSRAIEYDVSTYGSLSQSDLDSSSTYMMPLSGLAINAGTDVTINATVRGTDTTSSANVDLRVVTDQNECISDIHNCHENATCTNTDGSFTCMCVSGYTENGTACSDIDECTNMTYNCHENANCTNTEGSYTCTCNDGYSGNGTTCSDIDECTNMTDNCHENANCTNTEGSYTCTCNDGYTENGTACSDIDECTNMTYNCHENANCTNTEGSYTCTCNDGYTENGTACSDIDECTNMTYNCHENANCTNTEGSYTCTCNDGYTENGSYTCSCNDGYTENGTACSDIDECTNTEGSYTCSCNDGYTENGTACSDIDECTNMTYNCHENANCTNTEGRSYTCTCNDGYTENGTACSDIDECTNMTYNCHENATNMTYNCHENANCTNTEGSYTCTCNDGYTENGTACSDIDECTNMTDNCHENANCTNTDGSYTCSCNDGYTENGTACSDIDECTNMTYNCHENANCTNTEGSFTCTCNDGYTENGTACNDINECTNMTDNCHENANCTNTEGSYTCTCNDGYSGNGTACSDIDECTNMTYNCHENANCTNTEGSYTCTCNDGYSGYGTACNDINECTNMTDNCHENANCTNTEGSYTCTCNDGYTENGTACSDIDECTNMTDNCHENANCTNTEGSYTCTCNDGYTENGTCTCNDGYTENGTACSDIDECTNMTYNCHENANCTNTEGSYTCTCNDGYTENGTACSDIDECTNMTYNCHENANCTNTEGSYTCTCNDGYSGNGTACSDIDECTNMTYNCHENANCTNTEGSYTCTCNDGYSGYGTACNDINECTNMTDNCHENANCTNTEGSYTCTCNDGYTENGTACSDIDECTNMTDNCHENANCTNTEGSYTCTCNDGYTENGTACRSYTCTCNDGYTENGTACSDIDECTNMTYNCHENANCTNTEGSYTCTCNDGYTENGTACSDIDECTNMTYNCHENANCTNTEGSYTCTCNDGYTENGTACSDIDECTNMTYNCHENANCTNTEGSYTCTCNDGFTENGTACSDIDECTNMTYNCHENANCTNTEGSYTCSCNDGYTENGTACSDIDECTDMTYNCHENANCTNTEGSYTCSCNDGYTENGTACSDIDEGTACSDIDECTNMTYNCHENANCTNTEGSYTCTCNDGYTENGTTCNDIDECTNMTDNCHENANCTNTEGSYTCTCNDGYTENGTACSDIDECTNMTYNCHENANCTNTEGSYTCTCNDGFTENGTACSDIDECTNMTYNCHENANCTNTEGSYTCSCNDGYTENGTACSDIDECTNMTDNCHENATCTNTEGSYTCSCNDGYTGNGTACSDIDECTNMTDNCHENANCTNTEGSYTCTCNDGYTENGTACSDIDECTNMTYNCHENANCTNTEGSYTCTCNDGYTENGTACSDIDECTNMTYNCSENNGTACNDIDECTNMTYNCHENANCTNTEGSYTCTCNDGYTENGTACSDIDECTNMTDNCHANATCTNTEGSYTCTCNAGYSGNGTACSDIDECTNMTDNCHENANCTNTEGSYTCTCNDGYTENGTACSDIDECTNMTDNCHENANCTNTEGSYTCTCNDGYTENGTACSCTCNDGYTENGTACSDIDECTNMTYNCHENANCTNTEGSYTCTCNDGYTENGTACSDIDECTNMTYNCHENANCTNTEGSYTCTCNDGYTENGTACSDIDECTNMTYNCHENANCTNTEGSYTCTCNDGYTENGTTCSDIDECTNMTDNCHENANCTNTDGSYTCACNDGYTDNGTTCSDIDECTNMTYNCHENANCTNTDGSYTCTCNDGYTENCTACSDIDETENGTTCSDIDECTKMTYNCHENANCTNTDGSYTCTCNDGYTENGTACSDIDECTNMTYNCHENANCTNTEGSYTCTCNDGYTENGTACSDIDECTNMTYNCHENANCTNTDGSYTCTCNDGYTENGTACSDIDECTNMTDNCHENANCTNTEGSYTCTCNDGYTENGTACSDIDECTNMTDNCHENANCTNTEGSYTCTCNDGYTENGTACSDIDECTNMTDNCHENANCTNTEGSYTCTCNDGYTGNGTTCNDIDECTNMTDNCHENANCTNTDGSYTCTCNDGYTENVPDAIGNIQIDSVTSSSLSLSWQVVQGASSYYITVSISITGKRKRRQTGSMMRTVVGSNAIIDGLEAGTPYEIGIASANDGGVGASTMITISTSPTSPDSMRVEFYNNTAANITWDHGKGSAYYNITLKSLDEMQFLDDNTTGLSYFVNTLNPLLAYQVLLKACTGMGWCSDTAITVLEPICKFNPCNPDQSCNDNATNIVCDCLPGFMKNEENACIDINECLNNTLHSCHVNATCMNTVGSYECDCKSGLIGDGSICTDINECTTPICHPNATCMNFYSGYSCTCNAGFTGNGTSCTNRCLVASLNTCSVNETCINSVEGYSCDCKPGYFRNASMCIDIDESASSSLNNCSTNAICINTPGSFICRCLEGFTGNGTFCNDINECELFNCSRHADCDDFNCYISNSTGVSCPCDDNATCKNLFGTYNCTCDVGFTGNGSVCWDINECENTTFTDCHADANCSNTIGDYDCICKARFTGNGTICTDVDECSTAELNDCHDNATCINTHGSYNCLCKSGFLGNGTTCIDIDECANSSLNNCGSSVTCINTLGNYTCCDGRPHDLICSPESIARACTPDIVCTLDPDSMYSINQAIFCLR; via the exons AtgagaaatttatttttttggtttcttcTTTCATGTCTCTATTCACAGATTGAAAATTCTTCCGGACAGTTAGCAG CACCTGCTTCACTGGCAATCAGTGATGTCACATCAGAGTcatttacagcaagttttgaccCCGTGACCAGTGCAACGTCCTATGAAGTGTCATATACTGCTCAGCATGACTCAACAAATGCTCGCAGTTTGAGTGTCACTGCAACAAATGCAAcg TTTACCAGTCTTGCGTCAAATCTCAATTATGATGTCCGGGTTCGAGCTTTCCAAGATGCTGTGGCTGGAAATTACAGCGCTGTTATGCGAGCACGAACAG cACCATCTGGTTCTTCAATCTTGCAAGTGATCACAACACCGACTTATATAACCGTATTTCTTGAGGAAACACCAGGAGCAACTAAATGGGAGGTGGAATATTCAGATGGAGGAAACACTTCAACAATAATTGTTCCTGATGATGTTCCATCCATGACTAACTACATAGCAAT AATCACTTCACTTTCACCTAATACAAGTTATACACTGAGAGCAAGAGTAAGTCAGATAAATGGCGACACAAACTACAATGTTACTCAGAGTCCTTATGGAAGTCCTACTGAAATAACAACTG ACAAAGTCAGTGCATTTGGACGTGTCCAGTTGATAACTCGTTCTTATACTTCAACTGACAACACCAACACAGCACTGAAGACAGAGATTGCAACAGAAATGTTGAACGCTTATCAGAGTGTTGCAAGCAATGTTGTTGATGTCTCTGTTGTTGAGCTTGAGAACGGATCAGGAAGTATTCTTTGTCATCATGAGATTGTGTTGAATGATCAAACTTCACCTCCAGATATATCTGCTTTAACTTTGAGTAATGCAACTTTGTACAATGGCAGCTCCGTAAGATTTGATG TGGGAGAAAGGTTTGATGTGAATAGGAATCGAGATGATTTTGATGTAGAATATGCTGATATATCACCTTGCGGAGGCTCTTTATCACCATCCAGAGTTTGGACATTATATGATAAAAATGGAAACATTTCTTCAACTGAACTACGAAATACTGATAACTATATAACTAGTTTAAGCACTGTGACCTTTGTGGATACAG ATTTTACTTCTTCTTCTACCGTCTTGCGTCCAATTTCACAAAACACCATATATGGAATAAAGCAGGAATATCTGATCAAAACTTGTCCTGATGGTGATGATTCTACTTTGTATTACAACAGACTGCATGGGGCCAATGGTACATTCACTGATGTTGAAGCTAACAAGTATACAATCATACACACAACAG ATCTGCAATCTTTATCAAGTGACTCCATCAATTACACCAAAGCTGTGAGTGGAACTGAAGTAACATTAAATATTCCAGCCAATCTAGTGTCCAGAGCGATTGAATATGATGTTAGCACATATGGTTCCTTATCACAAAGTGACTTGGACAGTTCTTCAACATATATG ATGCCACTTTCTGGATTAGCAATCAATGCAGGGACCGATGTCACGATAAATGCAACTGTAAGGGGCACTGACACCACGTCTTCAGCAAATGTAGATCTTCGAGTAGTGACAG ATCAAAATGAATGCATTTCTGACATTCATAACTGCCATGAAAATGCCACTTGCACAAACACAGATGGAAGTTTTACTTGTATGTGTGTCAGTGGATATACTGAGAATGGTaccgcatgcagtgatattgatgaatgcaccaacatgacatataactgccatgaaaatgcaaattgcactaatactgaaggaagttacacttgtacttgcaatgatggatatagTGGGAATGGTaccacatgcagtgatattgatgaatgcaccaacatgactgataactgtcatgaaaatgcaaattgcactaatactgaaggaagttacacttgtacttgcaatgatggatatactgagaatggtaccgcatgcagtgatattgatgaatgcaccaacatgacatataactgccatgaaaatgcaaattgcactaatactgaaggaagttacacttgtacttgcaatgatggatatactgagaatggtaccgcatgcagtgatattgatgaatgcaccaacatgacatataactgccatgaaaatgcaaattgcactaatactgaaggaagttacacttgtacttgcaatgatggatatactgagaatg gaagttacacttgttcTTGCAACGATGGATATACTGAGAATGGTaccgcatgcagtgatattgatgaa tgcactaatactgaaggaagttacacttgttcttgcaatgatggatatactgagaatggtaccgcatgcagtgatattgatgaatgcaccaacatgacatataactgtcatgaaaatgcaaattgcactaatactgaaggaa gaagttacacttgtacttgcaatgatggatatactgagaatggtaccgcatgcagtgatattgatgaatgcaccaacatgacatataactgtcatgaaaatgca accaacatgacatataactgtcatgaaaatgcaaattgcactaatactgaaggaagttacacttgtacttgcaacgatggatatactgagaatggtaccgcatgcagtgatattgatgaatgcaccaacatgacTGATAACTGCCATGagaatgcaaattgcactaatactgatggaagttacacttgttcttgcaatgatggatatactgagaatggtacggcatgcagtgatattgatgaatgtaccaacatgacatataactgccatgaaaatgcaaattgcactaatactgaaggaagtttcacttgtacttgcaatgatggatatactgAGAATGGTACAGCATGCAATGATATtaatgaatgcaccaacatgactgataactgtcatgaaaatgcaaattgcactaatactgaaggaagttacacttgtacttgcaatgatggatatagTGGGAATGGTaccgcatgcagtgatattgatgaatgcaccaacatgacatataactgccatgaaaatgcaaattgcactaatactgaaggaagttacacttgtacttgcaatgatggatatagTGGGTATGGTACCGCATGCAATGATATtaatgaatgcaccaacatgactgataactgtcatgaaaatgcaaattgcactaatactgaaggaagttacacttgtacttgcaatgatggatatactgagaatggtaccgcatgcagtgatattgatgaatgcaccaacatgactgataactgccatgaaaatgcaaattgcactaatactgaaggaagttacacttgtacttgcaatgatggatatactgagaatggtacc tgtacttgcaacgatggatatactgagaatggtaccgcatgcagtgatattgatgaatgcaccaacatgacatataactgtcatgaaaatgcaaattgcactaatactgaaggaagttacacttgtacttgcaacgatggatatactgagaatggtaccgcatgcagtgatattgatgaatgcaccaacatgacatataactgtcatgaaaatgcaaattgcactaatactgaaggaagttacacttgtacttgcaatgatggatatagTGGGAATGGTaccgcatgcagtgatattgatgaatgcaccaacatgacatataactgccatgaaaatgcaaattgcactaatactgaaggaagttacacttgtacttgcaatgatggatatagTGGGTATGGTACCGCATGCAATGATATtaatgaatgcaccaacatgactgataactgtcatgaaaatgcaaattgcactaatactgaaggaagttacacttgtacttgcaatgatggatatactgagaatggtaccgcatgcagtgatattgatgaatgcaccaacatgactgataactgccatgaaaatgcaaattgcactaatactgaaggaagttacacttgtacttgcaatgatggatatactgagaatggtaccgcatgca gaagttacacttgtacttgcaacgatggatatactgagaatggtaccgcatgcagtgatattgatgaatgtaccaacatgacatataactgccatgaaaatgcaaattgcactaatactgaaggaagttacacttgtacttgcaatgatggatatactgagaatggtaccgcatgcagtgatattgatgaatgcaccaacatgacatataactgccatgaaaatgcaaattgcactaatactgaaggaagttacacttgtacttgcaatgatggatatactgagaatggtaccgcatgcagtgatattgatgaatgcaccaacatgacatataactgccatgaaaatgcaaattgcactaatactgaaggaagttacacttgtacttgcaacgATGGATTTACTGAGAATGGTACggcatgcagtgatattgatgaatgcaccaacatgacatataactgtcatgaaaatgcaaattgcactaatactgaaggaagttacacttgttcTTGCAACGATGGATATACTGAGAATGGTaccgcatgcagtgatattgatgaatgcaccgACATGACATAcaactgtcatgaaaatgcaaattgcactaatactgaaggaagttacacttgttcTTGCAACGATGGATATACTGAGAATGGTaccgcatgcagtgatattgatgaa ggtaccgcatgcagtgatattgatgaatgcaccaacatgacatataactgccatgaaaatgcaaattgcactaatactgaaggaagttacacttgtacttgcaatgatggatatactgAGAATGGTACCACATGCaatgatattgatgaatgcaccaacatgactgataactgccatgaaaatgcaaattgcactaatactgaaggaagttacacttgtacttgcaatgatggatatactgagaatggtacggcatgcagtgatattgatgaatgcaccaacatgacatataactgccatgaaaatgcaaattgcactaatactgaaggaagttacacttgtacttgcaacgATGGATTTACTGAGAATGGTaccgcatgcagtgatattgatgaatgcaccaacatgacatataactgtcatgaaaatgcaaattgcactaatactgaaggaagttacacttgttcTTGCAACGATGGATATACTGAGAATGGTaccgcatgcagtgatattgatgaatgcaccaacatgactgataactgtcatgaaaatgcaacttgcactaatactgaaggaagttacacttgttcTTGCAACGATGGATATACTGGGAATGGTaccgcatgcagtgatattgatgaatgcaccaacatgactgataactgccatgaaaatgcaaattgcactaatactgaaggaagttacacttgtacttgcaacgatggatatactgagaatggtaccgcatgcagtgatattgatgaatgcaccaacatgacatataactgtcatgaaaatgcaaattgcactaatactgaaggaagttacacttgtacttgcaacgatggatatactgagaatggtaccgcatgcagtgatattgatgaatgcaccaacatgacatataactgcagtgaaaat aatggtaccgcatgcaatgatattgatgaatgcaccaacatgacatataactgccatgaaaatgcaaattgcactaatactgaaggaagttacacttgtacttgcaatgatggatatactgagaatggtaccgcatgcagtgatattgatgaatgtaCCAACATGACCGATAACTGTCATGCAAATGCTacttgcactaatactgaaggaagttacacttgtacttgtaATGCTGGATATAGTGGGAATGGTaccgcatgcagtgatattgatgaatgcaccaacatgactgataactgccatgaaaatgcaaattgcactaatactgaaggaagttacacttgtacttgcaacgatggatatactgagaatggtaccgcatgcagtgatattgatgaatgcaccaacatgactgataactgccatgaaaatgcaaattgcactaatactgaaggaagttacacttgtacttgcaatgatggatatactgagaatggtaccgcatgcagt tgtacttgcaatgatggatatactgagaatggtaccgcatgcagtgatattgatgaatgcaccaacatgacatataactgccatgaaaatgcaaattgcactaatactgaaggaagttacacttgtacttgcaatgatggatatactgagaatggtaccgcatgcagtgatattgatgaatgcaccaacatgacatataactgccatgaaaatgcaaattgcactaatactgaaggaagttacacttgtacttgcaatgatggatatactgagaatggtaccgcatgcagtgatattgatgaatgcaccaacatgacatataactgccatgaaaatgcaaattgcactaatactgaaggaagttacacttgtacttgcaatgatggatatactgagaatggtaccacatgcagtgatattgatgaatgcaccaacatgactgataactgccatgaaaatgcaaattgcactaatactgatggaagttacacttgtgcttgcaatgatggatatactgATAATGGTaccacatgcagtgatattgatgaatgcaccaacatgacatataattgccatgaaaatgcaaattgcactaatactgatggaagttacacttgtacttgcaatgatggatatactgAGAATTGCaccgcatgcagtgatattgatgaa actgagaatggtaccacatgcagtgatattgatgaatgcaccaagATGACATATAACtgccatgaaaatgcaaattgcactaatactgatggaagttacacttgtacttgcaatgatggatatactgagaatggtaccgcatgcagtgatattgatgaatgcaccaacatgacatataactgtcatgaaaatgcaaattgcactaatactgaaggaagttacacttgtacttgcaacgatggatatactgagaatggtaccgcatgcagtgatattgatgaatgcaccaacatgacatataactgccatgaaaatgcaaattgcactaatactgatggaagttacacttgtacttgcaacgatggatatactgagaatggtaccgcatgcagtgatattgatgaatgcaccaacatgactgataactgccatgaaaatgcaaattgcactaatactgaaggaagttacacttgtacttgcaatgatggatatactgagaatggtaccgcatgcagtgatattgatgaatgcaccaacatgactgataactgccatgaaaatgcaaattgcactaatactgaaggaagttacacttgtacttgcaatgatggatatactgagaatggtaccgcatgcagtgatattgatgaatgcaccaacatgactgataactgtcatgaaaatgcaaattgcactaatactgaaggaagttacacttgtacttgcaatgatggatatactgGGAATGGTACCACATGCaatgatattgatgaatgcaccaacatgactgataactgccatgaaaatgcaaattgcactaatactgatggaagttacacttgtacatGCAACGATGGATATACTGAGAATG tGCCAGATGCTATTGGTAATATCCAAATTGACTCTGTGACAAGCAGCTCGTTATCGTTGAGTTGGCAGGTGGTGCAGGGTGCCAGTAGTTATTATATAACAGTTTCTATCTCTATCACTGGAAAAAGGAAAAGGCGTCAGACCGGGTCAATGATGAGGACT GTGGTTGGCTCAAATGCAATAATAGATGGCCTAGAAGCTGGAACACCATATGAAATAGGCATAGCATCAGCAAATGATGGTGGCGTTGGCGCTTCCACTATGATTACGATTTCCACAA GTCCAACCTCTCCTGATAGTATGAGAGTTGAATTCTATAACAACACTGCTGCCAACATTACATGGGATCACGGCAAAGGATCTGCATATTACAACATTACCTTAAAATCATTGGATGAGATGCAGTTTTTGGACGACAACACAACTG GTTTATCGTATTTTGTGAATACCTTGAATCCATTGCTCGCTTACCAAGTTCTGCTAAAGGCATGTACAGGCATGGGTTGGTGCAGTGACACTGCAATTACAGTTTTGGAGCCAA TATGCAAGTTCAATCCATGCAATCCTGACCAGTCATGCAATGATAATGCGACAAACATCGTTTGTGATTGTCTTCCtggttttatgaaaaatgAGGAAAACGCCTGTATAGACATCAATGAATGTTTGAATAATACATTGCACAGTTGTCATGTTAATGCAACTTGCATGAACACCGTTGGAAGCTACGAATGCGATTGCAAGTCAGGATTAATTGGCGATGGTTCTATTTGTACAGATATCAATGAATGTACGACACCTATTTGCCACCCCAACGCAACTTGCATGAATTTTTATAGTGGTTACAGCTGTACATGTAATGCTGGTTTTACAGGCAATGGTACCAGCTGCACAAATAGGTGTTTAGTTGCCAGCTTAAATACATGCAGCGTAAATGAAACTTGTATTAACTCAGTGGAAGGTTATTCCTGTGACTGCAAACCAGGATATTTCAGAAATGCTTCAATGTGCATTGACATTGACGAAAGCGCAAGTTCTTCTCTGAACAATTGCAGTACCAATGCCATTTGTATCAATACCCCTGGaagttttatttgcagatGCCTTGAAGGATTTACTGGAAAcgggactttttgcaatgacatCAATGAATGCGAGTTATTTAATTGCTCAAGACATGCGGACTGTGATGATTTCAATTGTTACATTAGCAACTCAACAGGTGTTTCATGTCCGTGTGATGATAATGCCAcatgcaaaaatttgtttggcaCTTACAACTGTACTTGTGATGTTGGTTTTACTGGAAATGGTTCGGTCTGTTGGGATATCAATGAATGTGAAAATACAACATTTACCGATTGTCATGCTGATGCCAATTGCTC